In the genome of Tamandua tetradactyla isolate mTamTet1 chromosome 22 unlocalized genomic scaffold, mTamTet1.pri SUPER_22_unloc_3, whole genome shotgun sequence, one region contains:
- the LOC143672973 gene encoding olfactory receptor 5M9-like produces MLNFTDVTEFILLGLTSRQDLQVLFFVVFLLVYIVTLLGNIGMIILICISPHLQSPMYFFLCHLSFVDIWFSSNVISKMLENLLSEAKNISYVGCLVQCYFFIALIHVEVYILAVMAFDRYMAICHPLLYDSKMSRTACVRLISVPYVYGFSVSLMCTLWTYGLYFCGNFEINHFYCADPPLIKIACGGVHIKEYAMIVIAGINFTYSLSVVLISYTLIVVAVLHMHSADGRKKAFSTCGSHLTAVTMFYGTLIFMYLRQPMEESVEQGKMVAMFYTTVIPMLNPMIYSLRNKDVKEAANKAIIKANLGW; encoded by the coding sequence ATGCTGAATTTCACAGATGTGACAGAATTTATTCTGCTGGGGTTGACTAGTCGCCAGGACCTGCAGGTTCTCTTTTTTGTGGTGTTTCTACTAGTTTACATTGTCACTCTGTTAGGGAACATTGGTATGATCATTTTGATCTGCATCAGTCCCCATCTTCAGAGCCCAATGTACTTTTTCTTGTGTCATTTGTCATTTGTAGATATCTGGTTCTCATCCAATGTCATCTCCAAAATGCTGGAAAACTTATTATCAGAGGCAAAAAACATTTCCTATGTGGGGTGCTTGGTGCAATGTTACTTCTTCATTGCCCTCATCCATGTGGAAGTCTACATCTTGGCAGTGATGGCCTTTGATCGCTACATGGCCATCTGCCACCCTTTGCTTTATGACAGCAAAATGTCTAGGACAGCCTGTGTTCGACTCATCTCTGTGCCTTATGTCTATGGATTCTCTGTTAGTCTAATGTGCACACTGTGGACCTATGGCTTGTACTTCTGTGGGAATTTTGAAATCAACCACTTCTATTGTGCAGATCCCCCTCTCATCAAGATTGCCTGTGGTGGAGTCCACATCAAAGAATACGCAATGATAGTCATCGCTGGCATTAATTTCACATATTCCCTCTCTGTTGTCCTCATCTCCTACACCCTCATTGTAGTAGCTGTACTGCACATGCATTCTGCTgatgggaggaagaaagccttctccacctgcgGGTCCCACTTGACAGCTGTTACCATGTTTTATGGGACCCTCATATTCATGTATCTCAGGCAGCCCATGGAGGAGTCTGTGGAGCAGGGGAAAATGGTGGCCATGTTTTATACCACAGTGATTCCCATGCTGAATCCCATGATCTACAGTCTAAGGAACAAGGATGTGAAAGAGGCAGCCAACAAAGCAATCATCAAGGCTAACTTGGGGTGGTGA